The stretch of DNA AGAATTGCAAGAATGACCAGAAAAACAAAGGTAGTTTCAAAATCTGAAGAAGTTGTCGATCTTACGATTAAGCTCTGGGTACATTTTGAGGATAACAATAATTTCCTAAGTGAGCAGGGCAATTTTATGTCTATCTTTGGCTAACACTCTGCGGGCGTGATACCTGAGGGACATTATTTTATGGCAGGAAGCCATAAGGACAGTTTTGATTCAAGATATGAAAGCATTGGATATGTTAAGGATAGCGATATTATTGGGACTATTTATACAATTTACTGAAAGTTTTGCGAAAGATTTTGGGGTTGTGGGTAAAGTTTATGAGGTAGCGGAGGAGAATATGCTAGAGGTTATTTTGAATAAGCTAATTACAATGAAGGAAAGTGGCGAGATAGAGAGGAGAAATCAGGATATGAGGGAGAAGCTGCTTAGTTATTTAAAGAGACCACATGAGGTGCAAGAGGTAATCGATGCGGTGGAAGAGAGGGAATATTATTATGATCCAAGTTATGTAGTGGAGGAAGATATGGCGGATCAGGAAGGTATGGTGTTTATAAGAAAGGGGAGGGTGGTTAATCCACTGGAGTATATGCCACTTGGACAAAAGCTCATTTTTATTAATGGAGATAATAAAAACCAAGTAGATTGGGCACTTGAAAAATCTAAAAAAGCAACGGCAAAAATAATTTTTACAAAGGGTAATTTACTTGATCTTATGAAAGAAAGCAAAAGAAGACTATATTTTGATCAAGGAGGTGTGCTGGTAAGGAGATTTGGCATCAAGCAAGTACCTGCGGTGGTTGAGCAAGACGAGCTAAGGTTATTGATTAAGGAGGTAGTGATAAAGTGATACAAAGATTAGAAAATCATCTTAATCATGATAGCAGCAACCATGGCAAAATTAGCAAGGAGAATAGGGATAATCCATTTAATCATGTCTACCTTTGCCTCTATTTTATCCATTCTGCCATTGAGTTTAGCTTCAAGATTATCCATTCTGCCATTAAGTTTAACTTCGAGGTTGCTAACCTCATTACGAACAGAAGAAATTTCAGCAGTAAGTTTGGTTTCAAGGTTCTCGACTTTGCTATCAAGTTCAGTGACTTGCTCACGAGTAGCAAGGACAGAGAGATCAAAGTCACGAGAAGCAAGAAGAGATCTAACAAGAGTTTCGGCTTGTTTTTCATCAAATCCAGTAGCTTGAAGTTCTTTAATATATTTATGAGTATCAAAAGTTTTGTAATGCATAACAAATCCGTAAATAGGATTAAATCTCTAAGTGTCAATAATACGATAAGAATACTGAAAATAACAATAATAGCAATATTAATCTTTACAAGTGAGGGAAAAGCAGGATGCACTGGAAGGTTTGTGGACCCGATAGGAGATATATGCTGGGAGTGTTTTTTCCCGGTAACGCTTGGTTCTATAGAGTTAATGGGGGGAGATATGGCAGATACACAGAACCCTAGTTTACCGATATGTTTGTGTCCGAAGCCACCGATTTCTATACCAATACCAGGGATAGCAGGAGGGTTTTGGGAGCCAGTGAGGCTTGTTGATGTAACAAAGCATCCGTTTTGTTTTGTTAACTTGGGGGGAATGGAGATAGATTGGCTCTGTCGCATCTGTAATATGATGCAAAAACTTTCAAATTATTTGTATATTTTTCCATTAAGCAGTTAGTGAAAGAAATTTATCAAAGTCAGAATTATAATTGTCGGTTCTGTCGCATCTGTTGAAACACATAAGAATTTTTGATATTCTGAAAGAAATAGTTGCTGGTAATAATGTTTAAAGTAGACCCAAAATGGCTCTGTCGCATCTGTAATATGATGCAAAAACTTTCAAATTATTTGTATATTTTTCCATTAAGCAGTTAGTGAAAGAAATTTATCAAAGTCAGAATTATA from Candidatus Bandiella woodruffii encodes:
- the traW gene encoding type-F conjugative transfer system protein TraW; the encoded protein is MDMLRIAILLGLFIQFTESFAKDFGVVGKVYEVAEENMLEVILNKLITMKESGEIERRNQDMREKLLSYLKRPHEVQEVIDAVEEREYYYDPSYVVEEDMADQEGMVFIRKGRVVNPLEYMPLGQKLIFINGDNKNQVDWALEKSKKATAKIIFTKGNLLDLMKESKRRLYFDQGGVLVRRFGIKQVPAVVEQDELRLLIKEVVIK
- a CDS encoding TraU family protein: MHNKSVNRIKSLSVNNTIRILKITIIAILIFTSEGKAGCTGRFVDPIGDICWECFFPVTLGSIELMGGDMADTQNPSLPICLCPKPPISIPIPGIAGGFWEPVRLVDVTKHPFCFVNLGGMEIDWLCRICNMMQKLSNYLYIFPLSS